One Elephas maximus indicus isolate mEleMax1 chromosome 18, mEleMax1 primary haplotype, whole genome shotgun sequence genomic region harbors:
- the LOC126061753 gene encoding keratin-associated protein 13-2-like: MGSTGFIKNRTTPKVSDRALHYLIESKAKFSYNCCSGKFSHSLGSCVRYPGSFWGSSSHSHLVYSTGLCSPSTCQLGPSLYRGYQETCCKPNSYQPSCVVSNPSQTYCYCPRTSTLYSSCQMTYTASLGFSSRSNCSLDYRSRSCYSQGCRSTGFRPLGYRVCGFCSLGYGSRFCCPTYFSSRSF; encoded by the exons ATGGGATCCACAGGTTTTATCAAAAACCGCACCACCCCGAAGGTGTCTGATAGAGCTTTACATTATCTTATTGAAAGCAAGGCCAAGT TCTCTTACAACTGCTGCTCTGGAAAATTCTCCCATTCTCTGGGCAGCTGTGTACGCTACCCAGGCTCCTTCTGGGGCTCTTCCTCCCATAGTCACCTGGTCTACAGCACTGGTCTCTGCTCTCCCAGCACCTGCCAGCTGGGGCCCTCTCTCTACAGGGGCTATCAGGAGACCTGCTGTAAGCCCAACAGCTACCAGCCCTCTTGTGTGGTGTCCAACCCCTCCCAGACTTACTGCTACTGTCCAAGGACCTCCACGCTCTACAGTTCCTGCCAGATGACTTACACTGCATCTCTGGGCTTTAGTTCCAGAAGCAACTGCTCCCTAGACTATAGATCCAGAAG TTGCTACTCACAGGGCTGTAGATCCACTGGCTTCAGGCCCTTGGGTTATAGAGTCTGTGGTTTCTGTTCCCTGGGCTATGGATCCAGATTCTGCTGCCCAACCtacttttcttctagaagtttctgA
- the LOC126061603 gene encoding keratin-associated protein 13-1-like produces the protein MSYSCCSGKFSSRSLGGCVRFSSPSHLVYSTGLCSPSTCQLGSSLYRGCKPSSYQRSCVVSSPCQISCYQPRTSMLCSPCQTTYNASLGFGSRSSCSLGYGSRGRYSLSCGSSGFRPLSYGICGFPSLGYRPRICRPTCFPFRSCPSSCY, from the coding sequence ATGTCTTACAGCTGCTGCTCTGGAAAGTTCTCCTCCCGCTCTCTGGGTGGCTGTGTGCGTTTTTCCTCCCCCAGCCACCTGGTCTACAGCACTGGTCTCTGCTCTCCCAGCACCTGCCAGCTGGGCTCCTCTCTCTACAGGGGCTGTAAACCCAGCAGCTACCAGCGCTCCTGTGTGGTGTCCAGCCCCTGCCAGATATCCTGCTACCAGCCGAGGACCTCCATGCTCTGCAGTCCCTGCCAGACGACTTACAATGCATCTCTGGGCTTTGGCTCCAGAAGCAGCTGCTCCCTGGGCTATGGATCCAGAGGGCGCTACTCACTGAGCTGTGGGTCCAGTGGCTTCAGACCCCTGAGTTATGGCATCTGTGGTTTTCCTTCCCTGGGCTATAGACCTAGAATCTGTCGCCCAACCTGCTTTCCTTTTAGGAGCTGTCCGTCTTCTTGCTACTGA